The following are encoded together in the Deltaproteobacteria bacterium genome:
- a CDS encoding beta-lactamase family protein, whose product MAFYQLDPEVTPQAVGMDNATVNKIAAMFRTEVESGKLFWGAQLAIYRRGKKVLDIGGGLARASDQKPVTPETMFVLYSSTKGLAALAMHLLRDRGRFQYDDLVSRYWPEFTRNGKEHATITHVLGHRVGNTVGPDWLTHKLWGDRQKCAQAMEELTPRWTPGEANGYHPLNYGFMINELLLRIDGRDCGRLLKDEIFAPLGLNSVFVGLPESEEARVACVYEAPSDRDSISQMATLMGFTPDEEYFAFQRSLNFDEKVAAASLPFPEAANIFNRPEVHRAVIAGGGGIACARDMAKIYAMLAQEAQWKGKRYLSTETLQRSILPTNEPGAIDRSLRIPIIYGLGWMLGHLARGASLRTFGHPGKGGQTCLADLDRELSFSFLNTGQKDYVEFAKFSTELVSLAFDACR is encoded by the coding sequence ATGGCCTTTTACCAACTCGATCCCGAAGTTACCCCGCAAGCCGTGGGTATGGATAACGCAACGGTCAACAAGATTGCGGCGATGTTCCGCACCGAAGTCGAGTCAGGAAAATTGTTTTGGGGTGCGCAGCTCGCCATTTACCGGCGTGGTAAAAAGGTGCTCGACATTGGTGGTGGACTCGCACGTGCGAGTGATCAGAAACCGGTGACACCAGAGACGATGTTCGTGCTCTATTCGTCGACCAAAGGGCTCGCGGCACTCGCGATGCACCTGCTGCGCGATCGTGGTCGCTTTCAGTATGACGATCTCGTTTCTCGCTACTGGCCAGAATTTACGCGCAACGGCAAAGAGCACGCTACCATCACGCATGTTCTCGGTCATCGCGTGGGAAATACGGTCGGACCGGACTGGCTGACACATAAATTGTGGGGCGACCGTCAGAAATGCGCGCAGGCAATGGAAGAGTTGACACCACGCTGGACGCCAGGGGAAGCGAATGGCTACCACCCGCTCAACTACGGCTTCATGATTAACGAGCTGCTGTTACGCATCGACGGACGAGATTGTGGCCGCCTCCTCAAAGATGAAATCTTCGCTCCGTTAGGATTGAACAGCGTGTTTGTCGGATTGCCGGAGTCAGAAGAAGCGAGAGTTGCGTGCGTCTATGAGGCACCATCAGATCGTGACTCGATCTCACAAATGGCGACACTGATGGGTTTCACTCCCGATGAGGAATACTTTGCTTTTCAGCGGTCACTCAATTTTGACGAAAAAGTCGCGGCAGCGTCGTTACCATTTCCCGAAGCAGCCAACATTTTTAATCGCCCAGAAGTTCATCGTGCGGTGATTGCTGGTGGCGGGGGAATCGCATGCGCTCGCGACATGGCAAAAATTTATGCCATGCTTGCACAAGAAGCACAGTGGAAAGGGAAACGGTATCTTTCGACAGAAACCTTGCAACGCTCAATCTTGCCAACGAACGAACCAGGGGCGATCGATCGATCACTTCGCATTCCTATCATCTATGGCTTGGGGTGGATGCTGGGACATCTCGCCCGCGGCGCGAGTTTGCGCACCTTTGGTCATCCGGGCAAAGGTGGGCAGACATGCCTGGCCGATCTTGATCGCGAGTTGTCGTTCTCGTTTCTCAACACGGGCCAGAAGGATTATGTTGAGTTTGCCAAGTTTTCGACGGAATTGGTTTCGCTGGCCTTTGATGCGTGTCGATGA
- the cas2 gene encoding CRISPR-associated endonuclease Cas2, with product MAEQRYWYLICYDIREPKRWRRCFKLLKGYGESLQYSIFRCRLTKRELERLRWELETELAEEDSLMLVGLCPGCSKRIIARNAKEEWVQEQPHFQSYSCSMSTQRIHAPNAV from the coding sequence ATGGCAGAACAACGCTACTGGTATCTCATCTGTTATGACATCCGTGAGCCGAAACGCTGGCGCCGCTGCTTCAAGCTGCTCAAAGGGTACGGAGAAAGCTTGCAGTACTCCATTTTTCGTTGTCGTTTAACCAAACGGGAGTTAGAACGGCTGCGCTGGGAACTCGAAACCGAACTTGCGGAAGAAGATAGCTTGATGCTCGTCGGCCTTTGCCCCGGCTGTTCAAAACGTATCATCGCTCGCAACGCTAAAGAGGAGTGGGTACAAGAGCAACCGCATTTTCAGTCTTATAGCTGTTCCATGTCAACGCAGAGAATTCATGCACCGAACGCTGTGTGA
- a CDS encoding alpha/beta hydrolase: MSITHNYVQTNGIRMHVAEAGSGFPVLLCHGFPELWYSWRHQLTALADAGFRAIAPDQRGYGETDAPQPIDAYSIHHLVGDLTGLLDALEIDKAVIVGHDWGGLVVWQMALLAPQRVAGVVGVNTPFFPRLPISPLTAMRATSQGNFHYILYFQEPGVAEAELERDVRRSLRGFYQGPNREAMELLRNTPLGVFGPAGGGLLDRLPDAPHGNFLTPEDFGVFANAFTKSGFRGGLNWYRNFDRNWETTAYLNNAKVLQPALMVTAELDVVLRPELAVGMDRWVPNLRRTVLIEGSGHWTQQEKPDAVNAALLEFLREFLGTR; encoded by the coding sequence ATGAGCATCACTCACAATTACGTACAAACCAACGGTATCCGTATGCACGTGGCCGAAGCTGGCAGTGGGTTTCCGGTGCTTCTGTGTCACGGCTTTCCTGAATTGTGGTACTCCTGGCGGCATCAGCTGACCGCACTGGCCGATGCTGGATTTCGTGCCATTGCTCCAGATCAACGCGGCTATGGCGAAACAGATGCACCACAGCCCATTGATGCCTACAGTATTCATCACCTTGTCGGCGATCTCACTGGCTTACTTGATGCACTAGAGATCGACAAAGCGGTGATCGTCGGTCACGATTGGGGAGGACTCGTGGTGTGGCAAATGGCACTGCTCGCACCCCAGCGCGTTGCAGGAGTTGTCGGCGTCAATACCCCGTTCTTCCCGCGACTGCCCATCTCACCTCTGACAGCGATGCGTGCCACATCACAAGGGAACTTCCATTACATTTTGTATTTTCAAGAACCTGGAGTTGCAGAGGCGGAGTTAGAACGTGATGTCCGCCGCTCGTTACGCGGGTTTTATCAAGGGCCGAATCGCGAGGCGATGGAATTGCTTCGGAACACGCCGCTTGGTGTTTTTGGCCCGGCTGGCGGTGGGTTGCTTGATCGGTTACCGGATGCCCCGCACGGTAACTTCCTCACACCAGAAGACTTCGGAGTCTTTGCCAATGCCTTCACAAAAAGTGGGTTTCGCGGCGGGCTCAACTGGTACCGCAATTTTGACCGTAACTGGGAAACCACGGCGTACCTCAACAATGCCAAGGTTCTGCAGCCAGCGCTGATGGTTACCGCAGAACTGGATGTGGTTTTACGCCCAGAATTAGCGGTCGGTATGGACAGATGGGTGCCGAACTTGCGACGCACAGTGTTGATCGAAGGTTCAGGCCATTGGACACAACAAGAAAAACCTGACGCCGTGAACGCGGCGTTGTTGGAGTTTTTGCGGGAGTTTCTTGGCACCAGATAA
- a CDS encoding enoyl-CoA hydratase/isomerase family protein — protein MATYEHILVDRQDGIVTLTLNHPENLNAMSAEMGDEVTALVHSLKDDNSARVLVLTGAGRAFCAGGTKSNLQSRTTAGSKQSAPKVFYKKFLALRQLEIPTIAAINGPAVGAGFCVALACDMRVVAANARMGLNFVRLGIHPGMAGTYTTPRIVGMAKACEVIFTGKLYTGEEAFAMGLVNRVVPQEKVMDEAMSLAREIATNSAPIAVRLAKRALYRNDADLLEAAIEVESEYQAYTWTTEDAKEGITAMTEKRAPKFQGK, from the coding sequence ATGGCCACGTATGAACACATTCTTGTTGATCGCCAAGATGGCATAGTGACATTGACCCTTAACCATCCGGAGAATCTCAACGCGATGAGCGCGGAGATGGGGGATGAGGTCACGGCACTCGTGCACTCGCTCAAGGATGATAATTCAGCGCGAGTATTGGTGTTGACTGGTGCTGGACGTGCGTTCTGTGCCGGCGGCACCAAGAGCAATTTGCAAAGCCGAACAACAGCCGGCTCGAAGCAGAGCGCTCCAAAGGTTTTCTATAAAAAATTTCTTGCTCTCAGACAGTTAGAAATTCCGACGATCGCAGCGATTAACGGCCCCGCCGTTGGTGCAGGTTTTTGCGTCGCACTCGCATGCGATATGCGTGTTGTTGCTGCTAACGCACGTATGGGACTCAACTTCGTGCGTCTTGGCATTCACCCTGGGATGGCAGGTACCTACACCACGCCACGCATTGTCGGCATGGCGAAGGCATGTGAGGTGATTTTCACTGGCAAGCTGTATACCGGCGAGGAAGCATTTGCGATGGGTTTAGTGAACCGCGTGGTGCCGCAAGAAAAAGTCATGGATGAGGCGATGTCACTCGCGCGAGAAATTGCGACTAACAGCGCACCGATCGCCGTGCGGCTTGCCAAACGCGCGCTTTATAGAAACGACGCCGATCTTTTAGAGGCAGCAATCGAAGTTGAATCCGAATATCAAGCCTACACTTGGACCACCGAAGACGCGAAAGAAGGCATTACTGCCATGACTGAAAAACGCGCGCCGAAGTTTCAGGGGAAATAG
- a CDS encoding NAD(P)-dependent alcohol dehydrogenase, producing the protein MKALVFLGIGKVGVVEKPIPDPGPNDAIIKTTASLICTSDVHTVRGVIEIPSGRGLGHESVGVVYKRGANVTRCKEGDRVAVCAITPCGHCENCQRGFTSQCGGMLGGYKYTTQRDGNLSEYFFVNDADYNLAPIPKALSDEQATYTTDMLTTGLAGAENAKIPPGGTVAVFAQGPVGLAATMMSRLLGAGLVIAVESKADRKALAKKLGADVVVDPTQGDVVEQIRQLTGGEGVDSAIEALGHPVTFENCIKATRPGGVISNVGYHGEAGNTLQIPLPDFGLGMGDKQIRTALCPGGRERMMRLLRLMESGRLDPTPMTTHRLPFSQVEKAFHMMETKEDNIVKPLITF; encoded by the coding sequence ATGAAAGCCTTAGTATTCCTTGGCATCGGCAAGGTGGGAGTGGTCGAGAAACCCATTCCTGACCCAGGCCCCAACGATGCGATCATCAAAACGACCGCGTCGCTCATTTGTACGTCTGACGTGCATACCGTACGCGGAGTCATTGAGATTCCCAGTGGTCGTGGTCTCGGACACGAAAGCGTCGGTGTCGTCTACAAGCGTGGCGCCAATGTCACTCGCTGCAAAGAAGGCGACCGTGTCGCCGTGTGCGCGATTACCCCCTGTGGTCATTGCGAGAATTGCCAACGCGGCTTCACGTCGCAATGTGGCGGCATGCTCGGTGGCTACAAATATACCACCCAGCGCGACGGTAACCTCTCGGAGTATTTCTTCGTCAACGATGCTGACTACAACCTGGCACCAATTCCTAAAGCGCTGAGCGACGAACAAGCAACCTATACCACAGACATGCTCACTACCGGTTTGGCGGGCGCTGAAAATGCCAAGATTCCACCCGGCGGTACGGTTGCCGTCTTTGCCCAAGGTCCGGTGGGCCTCGCGGCGACAATGATGTCCCGCCTTCTCGGCGCTGGATTAGTCATTGCCGTAGAATCCAAAGCTGATCGTAAAGCTCTCGCCAAGAAGCTTGGCGCTGATGTTGTTGTTGATCCGACACAAGGTGACGTGGTCGAACAGATTCGCCAACTCACCGGCGGTGAAGGAGTTGATTCAGCAATCGAAGCCCTGGGTCATCCGGTCACGTTCGAGAATTGCATTAAAGCGACACGTCCTGGGGGAGTCATCTCAAATGTCGGCTATCACGGCGAAGCCGGGAATACCTTACAGATCCCTCTGCCGGATTTCGGTTTAGGAATGGGCGACAAGCAGATTCGCACGGCGCTGTGCCCCGGCGGGCGTGAGCGGATGATGCGCTTGCTACGACTCATGGAAAGTGGTCGTCTTGATCCAACACCGATGACAACACATCGCTTGCCGTTCTCACAAGTTGAGAAGGCGTTTCATATGATGGAGACGAAAGAGGACAATATCGTCAAACCGTTGATCACGTTTTAA
- a CDS encoding OmpA family protein has product MCRLFVFAVAAMVIVSASWAQAGFSTSIIKPTPVGANGVISDAFPAAETTYYFTVDAQPGTLLTQISYQGREGADQALEFALLNESGKKGEWYWIHGSGAVEEATRSFPIDKKGRQVVSLTVKGPETGGFRVELGGSALNGTVTNAQQVHNGLSRSIFTPTPVAETGVIAGALPGTNTKATYYFVIRPKAGDLLTQISYKGRKGARKELTLQLLDTDARGADWYWIHGSDPQEESTRSFPIDNSGEKLLRVTVQGPESDRFCVLLGGTALPTNGDQDCWPAAQSGAGKRQTENTATTDLRAAKIDVVESKCEQRLRIGADVLFDFDKSETRREAAPTLDAAAKHLRASQHAARVEGHTDGKGADAYNQPLSEKRAASVRNYLVQHGVASDRITSMGFGKTRPISANTNSDGSDNPEGRQQNRRVELVIDTCAQTASVGR; this is encoded by the coding sequence ATGTGTCGTTTGTTTGTGTTTGCTGTCGCAGCGATGGTGATCGTCTCTGCATCGTGGGCTCAGGCGGGATTCTCAACTTCAATCATCAAACCAACGCCAGTGGGCGCGAACGGCGTGATTAGTGACGCGTTCCCTGCCGCAGAAACGACCTATTATTTCACGGTCGATGCGCAACCTGGGACCTTACTTACGCAGATCTCCTATCAAGGCCGTGAGGGCGCCGACCAAGCGTTGGAGTTCGCGTTGCTGAACGAGAGCGGCAAGAAAGGCGAGTGGTATTGGATTCACGGCTCGGGTGCCGTCGAAGAGGCGACACGCAGTTTTCCCATCGATAAAAAGGGGAGACAGGTTGTGAGTCTGACCGTGAAAGGGCCGGAAACCGGTGGCTTTCGTGTCGAGCTAGGCGGCTCTGCGTTAAACGGAACCGTGACCAACGCGCAGCAAGTGCACAACGGGCTCTCACGATCGATCTTCACTCCGACCCCGGTCGCCGAGACTGGTGTCATTGCCGGTGCACTTCCTGGCACTAACACGAAGGCAACGTACTACTTCGTCATTCGTCCAAAAGCCGGGGACTTGCTGACGCAGATTTCTTATAAAGGGCGCAAAGGAGCACGCAAGGAGTTAACGCTGCAGCTACTCGACACAGACGCGCGCGGTGCGGATTGGTACTGGATTCATGGCTCTGACCCACAAGAAGAAAGCACCCGGAGTTTTCCTATTGATAATAGTGGAGAAAAGCTTCTGCGCGTCACTGTGCAAGGGCCGGAGAGTGATCGTTTCTGTGTTCTCCTCGGTGGCACCGCACTACCAACAAATGGTGACCAAGACTGTTGGCCTGCAGCACAGAGTGGCGCGGGAAAGCGTCAAACGGAAAACACCGCGACGACTGATCTGCGTGCCGCCAAGATCGACGTGGTCGAGTCCAAGTGCGAGCAACGGCTTCGCATTGGCGCCGATGTGCTCTTCGATTTCGATAAATCCGAGACTCGTCGTGAAGCAGCACCAACGCTTGACGCCGCGGCGAAGCATCTGCGCGCTTCGCAACATGCCGCTCGCGTCGAGGGCCACACCGATGGCAAAGGAGCCGATGCGTACAATCAGCCTCTGAGCGAGAAACGCGCGGCCTCAGTACGCAACTATCTCGTGCAACATGGTGTCGCCAGCGATCGCATCACCAGTATGGGATTCGGCAAGACACGTCCGATCTCTGCGAATACCAATTCTGACGGGTCAGATAATCCTGAAGGGCGACAACAAAATCGTCGCGTGGAACTTGTCATTGACACCTGTGCGCAGACGGCAAGCGTGGGGCGGTAA
- a CDS encoding tetratricopeptide repeat protein has product MIMKHALLIFCSWWFNLAAAHASADPEFGIRLFNDKQWTSAQQFFESFTAKHPTDAIGAFYLGRTLFEQQQYEGAVEWLEKATLIDSVNSQYHLWLGRAYGYSAQRASILWQFPLARKVKIHFEKAIELDPDNIDARADLTEYYLKAPRILGGGKEKAEAQAHEISRRNLQEGLRAWRMIAAESAQEYVHAEQEQQPLEQETTAEKGVLP; this is encoded by the coding sequence ATGATCATGAAACATGCCCTCCTCATATTCTGTTCTTGGTGGTTCAACCTCGCTGCTGCCCATGCATCCGCCGACCCAGAATTCGGCATCCGCTTGTTCAACGACAAACAGTGGACCTCCGCACAGCAGTTTTTCGAGTCGTTTACCGCCAAGCACCCAACCGATGCCATCGGGGCCTTTTACTTGGGGCGTACCCTATTCGAGCAGCAACAGTACGAAGGTGCCGTCGAGTGGTTAGAAAAAGCCACCCTTATCGACAGCGTGAACTCCCAATATCACCTTTGGTTGGGTCGGGCGTATGGCTATAGCGCGCAACGGGCTAGCATTCTGTGGCAATTTCCTCTCGCTCGCAAAGTGAAGATCCACTTTGAGAAAGCAATTGAGCTTGATCCTGATAATATCGATGCCCGCGCTGATTTAACTGAGTACTACCTCAAAGCTCCTCGCATTCTCGGTGGCGGCAAGGAAAAAGCCGAAGCGCAGGCCCATGAAATTAGTCGGCGGAATCTCCAAGAAGGCTTACGGGCATGGCGGATGATTGCCGCAGAAAGTGCCCAGGAGTACGTTCACGCTGAGCAGGAACAGCAACCCCTAGAGCAGGAAACAACTGCCGAGAAAGGCGTTCTCCCATGA
- a CDS encoding LLM class flavin-dependent oxidoreductase, translating into MVAQRAGSPSQSIRLGFWAPVYGNWIFSKQPDTHNASFDYTRRLTTLAEDIGFATLLLAEHTFNPFDPESDQLETWTSTAGLATITKHIELMPAVRPTFKHPVLTAKMAGNIDQMSGGRMAINLVSGWWQKESDAMGIASLPHDDRYQRSTEYLTILKGLWTQPHFSFSGQYYQVNDITLAPFPLRKPHPRIYLGGESDIAQRLAAQLADEYLINGRPVAETQQLIDHVRPYAAECDRHLQFGISAFVICRKTEAEAWAAHARLHTLRAEEMIPGVDRKVQMIRTYAYRPGAVGSNGGTDAGLVGTAQQIADRLRAFRDVGVTTFLLQFHPMLEEMQRFGEEVVPLLEQAGVWQRP; encoded by the coding sequence ATCGTGGCTCAACGTGCAGGCTCACCATCTCAGTCTATTCGTCTCGGTTTCTGGGCACCGGTCTATGGCAATTGGATTTTTTCCAAACAGCCGGACACGCACAATGCGTCGTTCGACTATACTCGCCGTTTGACAACGCTGGCGGAAGATATTGGCTTTGCCACGTTGCTTCTCGCAGAGCATACCTTCAATCCGTTCGACCCGGAGAGTGATCAGCTCGAAACCTGGACCTCTACCGCTGGTCTCGCCACGATCACCAAGCATATTGAGCTGATGCCAGCCGTTCGTCCAACGTTCAAACATCCGGTGCTAACCGCCAAGATGGCCGGCAACATCGATCAGATGAGCGGTGGCCGCATGGCGATCAATTTGGTTTCTGGTTGGTGGCAGAAAGAAAGTGATGCGATGGGGATCGCAAGTCTTCCCCACGACGATCGCTATCAACGCTCAACAGAGTATTTGACCATTCTCAAAGGTTTGTGGACGCAGCCGCACTTCAGTTTCTCTGGTCAGTATTATCAGGTAAATGATATCACCCTGGCGCCTTTCCCTCTTCGCAAACCACATCCACGCATCTATCTGGGTGGTGAGTCAGACATCGCCCAACGACTCGCGGCTCAATTGGCAGATGAGTATCTCATCAATGGCCGTCCGGTCGCAGAAACACAACAGCTCATTGACCATGTACGACCATATGCCGCGGAGTGCGACCGTCACTTACAGTTTGGCATTAGTGCGTTCGTCATCTGCCGCAAGACAGAAGCAGAAGCGTGGGCCGCACATGCGCGTCTTCACACTCTCCGCGCGGAAGAAATGATTCCCGGTGTTGATCGTAAAGTGCAGATGATTCGCACCTACGCCTATCGTCCTGGCGCGGTGGGCTCGAATGGTGGTACTGATGCAGGGTTAGTCGGCACCGCGCAACAGATCGCTGATCGCCTGCGGGCGTTTCGTGATGTCGGAGTCACAACGTTCCTGCTGCAGTTTCACCCAATGTTAGAGGAGATGCAGCGGTTTGGCGAAGAAGTCGTTCCGTTGTTGGAGCAAGCTGGCGTGTGGCAGCGTCCATAA